From Schizosaccharomyces pombe strain 972h- genome assembly, chromosome: II, the proteins below share one genomic window:
- the mni1 gene encoding protein mni1 (exon-exon junction complex disassembly factor, human partner of Y14 and mago ortholog), producing the protein METNGSFSGARLVDGKWIIPESRRKDGSVRRERAVKPGYTAPEDIKRYRPGRGNFASLEKQMKKLQLSNDASTSKSIDRPPISELEKEKLERPLSNKKKEKNDHKAESLKHDYDSVGEKRISKDSVKHLDKTYSSIDSKKDFKYNFPKTQAPEWRRGAKPLSKTSEPSVYSEKMSKRENKKSINTVDKKTGYKEKE; encoded by the exons ATGGAAACCAATGGAAGTTTTTCAGG agCACGATTGGTTGATGGCAAATGGATAATTCCAGAGAGCAGGCGAAAAGATGGTAGCGTGAGGCGTGAAAGAGCTGTTAAACCAGGATATACTGCACCTGAAGATATCAAAAGATATAGACCAGGAAGAGGAAACTTCGCTTCCTTAGAGAAGCAAATGAAGAAACTGCAATTGAGTAACGATGCTTCAACTTCTAAATCGATCGATAGGCCTCCAATTTCagaattagaaaaagaaaaattagaaagaCCACTTTCtaacaagaaaaaggagaagaatGATCATAAAGCGGAGAGTTTAAAGCATGATTATGATAGTGTTGGCGAAAAGCGTATCTCGAAGGATTCTGTTAAACATCTGGATAAAACTTATTCTTCAATAGATTCTAAAAAAGACTTTAAGTATAATTTCCCTAAAACTCAAGCTCCAGAATGGAGAAGAGGCGCGAAACCGCTTTCTAAAACAAGTGAACCTAGTGTCTACTCAGAAAAGATGAGCAAGAGAGAAAATAAGAAATCCATAAATACCgttgataaaaaaactgGATACAAGGAAAAAGAGTAA
- the ubr1 gene encoding N-end-recognizing protein, UBR ubiquitin-protein ligase E3 Ubr1, whose product MLQDESSRSLPRSALIRRRLSLFLQSHALMYSFLWSESAKKSLLNEVFSALLGYDHTLWNTLLPERPTIDASFLLRRAQGHSEGDEYRHGTCESKCGHIFRKGEVFYRCKTCSVDSNSALCVKCFRATSHKDHETSFTVSAGSGGCCDCGNAAAWIGDVSCKIHSHEEDATISNDMIDEIPEKLENSIQTTIDCVLDFVLDVFSCSPENLKKMPTLESILQDEKTSRLSENKYGDIDDSCNMYSLVLWNDEKHSFKQFYEQITTALELPNNVFGKKMANIINDIGRACIVTETNIKELLKIGQKLAQINLAVSIRSMRDIFREESCAVLLEWLADIAGSSICGKRNYFSSVICKELVRPWNCGLHNSDLTFRLSLRSLALPEIVAIDSPDIFLNEDHINSSGPSDTSSHMLETDESSIHSRHWYPSNSLPDVLSYASRVRFDYFFLYDLKLWKSLRYKLQELYLGYFITQPGFKEIMGARIAISYRRLAELFLLLDREPEHSVIFFSMQIFTVADVAKLLVTEYDFLTTINATLYTFFTYKKLNTPNYVDQHAMIRTDSAAFHSRRYIHIFHHIQFMLSIPCVAEIVREDLKFLKQYADFFNLFQGMCPYTRAVSQHVEWENDSWMYVLNVSLQVAKLCRHVGNVFMELNTNKLANAINYLISLILYPKARNESWTNTESLTTGITVDERGNSKLIEYDIALQPVSFHHPLHWLLVYLLSFYVERDNYKLLWTQLDLLAVTDHPLRVCAWLSQMRAKLWIRNGTTLRDQAHHYRNLSFHEYTFDLDVLLLQLTLTYGDPDAILPSFISRFQLEDQMYGRFFVPHKHYDVSQVTIMMEEFLLLLISIVCNTAVLDHWDITRRIEYGIAHILCFRPLPYSEITKRTCEHLLEHKQFESTLKKVATFRNAEGINDSGSFTLKDEYFDYVDPFNIHYSRNQREEAENILRRRYSKQHSKHLESVVYEEYHPILHSNITIPILQSDSFVGILWHTIVYAYIYPYDQGKLEGLVNTALHACLLVLMSEKGSEPIFSKKICENRFPVVEGLQEYCNSPDVTLFSVLCQMKNHRNFVYVKEKISLIMKILKSEVPLLYEPVYAETLSISSSKIVQSLSDAEQQEQHLAKVRMAKERQARIMEQFRMQQNKFLENHALFEASDCEMDEADEFSVTSSVSTKLFLDPPIDTCLLCQEELKDKRPYGTLVFVLRSSVLRLFPADDANYVSEVLDIPDSLDHEIQERPFGLAGKRKKVLDSTEAYDYDNYYYEKKGNELHQLKDSFNGFPPDQLDRGLHATGCGHFMHIDCFKNHIATVTLATRANPYRNHPHNLSMKEFLCPLCKALCNTIFPILWRPKEEINFQEAGVLTAPLKNWLVSKTFSFNKDLNQQLLDIETSPSEHTQSYNLNLLDVLQHTLRDSLKDIYTLNTGADNSSDNVEENADNLFQSSVLDHVHFKSVVNNEVPADERLAISDDIFELYRRLDDVIDLNSSLYSDDFIPVNGKLHNVVKLFSYSLCQVEASTRGHIKCSSIPADIWVHNLGKNQQVFLRILSESIKTYTLLCAHDSQKRIGGSIQEFEFISFCQQKRIFGRLLPSLDSPVTKSITDDRVEPLLVKDTFREFAEASVSGLLSCDESFHYLTQLYYTADIVRNLWILLSQRNSLLKCMESVEFEAFDYEQLKGFEHLVIQIWKSLRVDGAGLINFDCCTEDDLNNPHLLFTLYKLLERFSLIFLRKCALLWYCRYGVSFETQPNLNFQNSELSRLQTKMHIPGVIELSNHLCLTASSTEWSLIKHWCNFFTETGPLCDFPRAYYPGIYELVSLPYELDKVFELLLARRCSKCLTEPMEPAICLFCGKLLCFQSHCCSFNGIGECNLHMQQCASDIGIFLIVKKCAILYLNPPVGSFSVAPFLDAYGETDLGLRRGRSQYLSQKRYDETVRTMWLNGSIPSYIARQLDANPDTGGWETL is encoded by the coding sequence ATGTTACAAGACGAGTCTAGCAGATCGTTGCCTAGAAGCGCATTGATTCGGAGACGgctttcattatttttacagtCTCATGCATTGATGTATTCATTTCTATGGTCAGAATCTGCTAAAAAATCCCTTCTGAATGAAGTCTTTTCTGCGCTTCTCGGATATGACCATACCTTGTGGAATACATTGCTTCCAGAGAGACCAACCATCGATGCCTCCTTTCTTCTCCGTCGTGCTCAAGGACACAGTGAGGGAGATGAGTATCGTCATGGAACCTGTGAGTCAAAATGTGGCCATATATTTCGAAAGGGTGAAGTATTCTATCGATGCAAAACGTGTAGTGTTGATAGCAATTCAGCGCTGTGCGTGAAATGTTTTCGTGCAACTAGTCATAAGGATCATGAAACTTCGTTTACAGTTAGTGCCGGTAGCGGCGGTTGTTGTGATTGTGGTAATGCAGCTGCATGGATTGGGGATGTGAGTTGCAAAATACATTCACATGAAGAAGATGCTACGATTAGCAACGATATGATAGACGAAATTCCggaaaaattagaaaacaGTATCCAAACAACAATTGATTGTGTTCTTGACTTCGTACTGGATGTTTTTTCCTGTAGTCCTGaaaatctcaaaaaaatgcCCACCTTGGAATCGATTTTGCAGGATGAGAAAACTTCGCGTCTCagtgaaaataaatacgGCGATATTGATGATTCTTGCAATATGTATTCGTTAGTACTGTGgaatgatgaaaaacaCTCCTTCAAGCAATTTTATGAACAAATTACTACTGCATTAGAATTGCCGAATAACgtttttggaaagaaaatggcaaatattattaatgaCATCGGTAGAGCTTGCATCGTTACTGAGACTAATATAAAAGAGCTTCTTAAAATTGGTCAAAAGCTTGCCCAGATCAATCTAGCTGTTTCAATTCGTTCTATGCGTGACATTTTTAGAGAAGAATCTTGTGCTGTTTTACTAGAATGGCTTGCTGATATAGCAGGAAGCAGTATTTGTgggaaaagaaattattttagcTCTGTTATATGCAAAGAACTTGTTCGACCTTGGAATTGCGGACTTCATAATTCTGATCTTACTTTTAGGCTCTCCCTTAGAAGTCTTGCTCTTCCTGAAATTGTGGCCATTGACAGTCCtgatatatttttgaatgaagATCACATTAACTCGTCAGGTCCATCTGACACTTCTAGTCATATGCTAGAAACTGACGAGTCTTCTATTCATTCTAGACATTGGTATCCTTCTAATTCTCTTCCGGATGTCCTTTCGTATGCCTCCAGAGTAagatttgattatttttttctttacgaTTTAAAACTTTGGAAGAGCTTGCGTTACAAATTACAGGAGTTGTACTTGGGATACTTTATCACTCAGCCTGGATTTAAGGAAATTATGGGAGCCAGGATTGCCATTTCTTATAGAAGGTTGGCAgaactttttcttctgttGGACCGTGAACCTGAACACTcagtcatttttttttcaatgcaAATATTTACCGTGGCAGACGTTGCCAAACTGTTGGTTACAGAGTATGATTTCTTGACTACAATTAATGCAACTTTGTACACTTTTTTCACCtataaaaaacttaataCGCCGAACTATGTCGATCAGCATGCCATGATAAGAACAGATTCGGCTGCCTTTCATTCACGTAGGTATATTCACATTTTCCATCACATTCAATTTATGTTAAGCATTCCATGTGTTGCTGAAATTGTTCGTGAAGAccttaaatttttgaagcaatatgccgatttttttaacctGTTTCAAGGTATGTGCCCCTATACACGAGCAGTATCGCAGCATGTTGAATGGGAAAATGATTCATGGATGTACGTTTTGAACGTTAGTTTACAAGTTGCTAAACTCTGTAGACATGTTGGAAATGTCTTTATGGAGCTCAACACGAATAAATTAGCCAATGCTATAAACTACCTAATTTCCCTAATTCTTTATCCTAAGGCAAGAAATGAGTCTTGGACCAATACTGAATCATTGACTACAGGAATTACTGTTGATGAAAGAGGTAATTCGAAATTAATAGAGTATGATATTGCTCTTCAACCGGTATCGTTCCATCATCCTTTACACTGGTTGCTAGTGTACCTTTTATCATTTTACGTTGAACGAGACAACTATAAATTACTATGGACTCAGCTAGATTTACTTGCGGTTACGGATCACCCACTTCGTGTATGCGCTTGGTTAAGTCAAATGCGCGCAAAGCTTTGGATAAGGAATGGTACAACGTTACGTGATCAAGCTCACCATTATAGAAATCTAAGTTTTCATGAATACACTTTTGATTTAGACGTTTTGTTGCTTCAATTAACTTTAACATATGGCGATCCTGATGCTATCTTaccttcttttatttctcgATTTCAATTAGAAGATCAAATGTATGGTCGGTTTTTTGTACCTCATAAACATTATGATGTATCCCAAGTCACGATAATGATGGAGGAGTTTTTGCTGCTTTTAATATCCATTGTATGTAATACTGCTGTCCTCGACCATTGGGATATTACAAGACGAATAGAATATGGAATCGCTCATATCCTTTGTTTTCGTCCTTTACCTTATTCCGAGATTACCAAAAGGACATGTGAGCATTTATTGGAGCACAAGCAATTTGAAAGCACTCTCAAGAAAGTCGCTACTTTTCGGAATGCCGAGGGGATCAATGATAGTGGTTCCTTCACGTTAAAAGATGAATACTTTGATTATGTAGATCCATTCAATATTCATTACTCTAGAAATCAACGTGAGGAAGCAGAGAATATTTTACGTAGACGGTATTCAAAACAGCATTCCAAACATTTGGAATCTGTAGTATATGAGGAATATCATCCGATATTGCATTCGAACATTACAATTCCCATATTACAAAGCGATTCTTTTGTTGGGATTTTATGGCACACTATCGTCTACGCTTATATTTATCCATACGATCAAGGAAAACTAGAAGGCTTGGTTAATACTGCATTACATGCATGTCTCCTAGTTTTAATGAGTGAAAAAGGATCTGAACctattttttccaaaaaaatatgtgaGAATCGATTTCCAGTTGTCGAGGGATTACAGGAATATTGCAACTCTCCGGATGTTACGTTGTTCAGTGTTTTGTGTCAAATGAAAAACCACAGAAACTTTGTGTAtgtcaaagaaaagatttCTTTGATAATGAAAATCTTAAAAAGTGAAGTTCCGTTATTGTATGAACCTGTATATGCCGAAACTTTGAGTATATCCTCTTCGAAAATAGTTCAGTCGTTATCGGATGCCGAACAGCAGGAACAACATTTAGCTAAGGTGCGCATGGCAAAGGAACGACAGGCACGGATAATGGAACAGTTCCGAATGCAGcaaaataagtttttagaaaatcatGCTCTTTTTGAAGCATCGGACTGTGAAATGGACGAAGCGGATGAATTTTCTGTAACCAGTTCAGTTAGCACTAAGTTATTCTTGGACCCACCTATTGATACTTGTCTTCTATGTCAGGAAGAACTGAAAGATAAGCGCCCCTATGGTACTTTGGTATTTGTTCTTAGGAGCTCGGTACTCAGACTATTTCCTGCTGATGATGCCAACTACGTTTCTGAAGTGTTGGATATTCCTGACAGCTTGGATCATGAGATTCAAGAAAGACCTTTTGGATTGGCTGGCAAACGAAAAAAGGTATTAGATTCTACAGAAGCTTACGATTATGATAATTActattatgaaaaaaaggGCAATGAACTCCATCAGTTAAAGGACTCTTTTAATGGATTTCCCCCTGATCAGCTGGATCGTGGATTGCATGCCACTGGATGTGGTCATTTCATGCATATcgattgttttaaaaatcatatTGCTACTGTCACACTTGCAACTCGAGCCAATCCTTACAGAAATCACCCTCATAATTTAAGCATGAAAGAATTCCTTTGCCCTCTATGCAAAGCATTATGTAATACTATTTTTCCAATCTTATGGCGGCCTAAGGAAGAGATTAATTTTCAAGAAGCTGGAGTACTTACCGCtcctttgaaaaattggCTGGTTTctaaaacattttcatttaataaagacTTAAATCAGCAACTTCTTGACATAGAAACCTCCCCTTCTGAGCACACACAGTCGTACAATTTAAATCTGCTTGATGTATTACAACACACCTTACGAGACTCGTTGAAAGATATATATACCCTCAATACTGGTGCTGATAATTCCAGTGATAAcgttgaagaaaatgcGGATAACTTATTCCAATCGAGCGTATTGGATCATGTCCATTTTAAGAGTGttgtaaataatgaagTTCCTGCCGATGAACGTCTCGCTATTTCAGATGATATATTTGAGCTTTATCGGAGGCTTGACGATGTAATAGATCttaattcttctttatacTCCGATGATTTTATTCCAGTGAACGGTAAATTGCATAATGTTGTTAAACTCTTTTCATACAGCCTTTGCCAAGTTGAAGCATCTACTAGAGGACACATAAAATGTTCAAGTATTCCAGCGGATATTTGGGTGCATAATCTTGGAAAAAATCAGcaagtttttttaaggaTTTTATCTGAATCTATCAAAACTTATACTTTGTTATGTGCACATGATTCACAGAAGCGTATTGGGGGTTCAATTCAAGAGTTTGAATTTATTAGTTTCTGCCAACAAAAAAGGATATTTGGGCGACTATTGCCCTCTCTAGATTCACCGGTTACCAAATCTATTACTGATGATAGAGTTGAGCCGTTACTTGTGAAGGATACATTTCGAGAATTCGCCGAAGCCAGTGTCTCTGGTTTATTATCATGTGACGAATCGTTTCACTACTTGACGCAATTATACTATACTGCCGATATAGTTCGAAACTTATGGATTCTTTTGTCACAAAGAAACTCTTTACTGAAATGTATGGAATCAGTTGAATTTGAAGCCTTTGACTATGAGCAGCTAAAGGGGTTTGAGCACTTAGTTATccaaatttggaaaagtcTTCGTGTCGACGGAGCAGGATTAATCAATTTTGATTGTTGTACGGAGGATGATCTAAATAATCCtcatcttttgtttacactGTATAAACTATTGGAAAGGTTTTCTCTAATCTTCCTTCGAAAATGTGCTTTGCTTTGGTATTGCCGCTATGGAGTTTCATTTGAGACGCAACCGAATTtaaactttcaaaattcagAATTATCACgtttacaaacaaaaatgcaTATTCCAGGTGTTATTGAATTATCTAATCATCTTTGTCTTACGGCATCTTCCACAGAATGGAGCCTTATAAAGCACTGGtgtaatttctttacagAGACTGGTCCTCTATGCGATTTTCCTCGCGCTTATTACCCTGGAATTTATGAACTAGTTTCTTTACCGTATGAATTGGATAAAGTCTTTGAGTTACTATTGGCCAGGCGATGCTCGAAATGTTTAACTGAACCTATGGAACCAGCGatatgtttattttgtGGGAAGCTCTTATGCTTCCAAAGTCATTGTTGTTCCTTTAATGGTATTGGAGAATGTAATCTTCATATGCAACAATGCGCTTCTGACATTGgaatttttcttattgTCAAAAAATGCGCTATTCTCTACCTCAATCCACCTGTAGGAAGCTTCTCTGTAGCTCCATTTTTGGATGCGTATGGAGAGACAGATTTGGGATTGCGTCGTGGCCGCTCTCAATATCTATCACAAAAACGTTATGATGAAACAGTACGAACGATGTGGCTAAACGGATCTATTCCTTCTTATATTGCTCGACAACTGGATGCGAATCCAGACACCGGAGGTTGGGAAACACTTTAG